In Curtobacterium sp. TC1, the following proteins share a genomic window:
- a CDS encoding peptide deformylase has protein sequence MTVRPIRLFGDPVLRSPADPIAPAALGSSGVRDLVQDLIDTVKEPGRAGVAAPQIGVGLRAFSYNVDGEVGYVLNPEIVEVSGEPELMEEGCLSVPGLGYPTRRHPYARVRGVDVDGAEVVLEGTGLMAEALQHEVDHLDGTVYVMTLDPEVRRQALRDIRAQEWFH, from the coding sequence TTGACCGTCCGTCCCATCCGCCTGTTCGGCGACCCCGTCCTCCGTTCGCCCGCCGACCCGATCGCTCCGGCCGCACTCGGGTCGAGCGGGGTCCGCGACCTCGTGCAGGACCTGATCGACACCGTCAAGGAGCCCGGCCGCGCCGGCGTGGCCGCGCCCCAGATCGGTGTCGGCCTCCGCGCGTTCTCCTACAACGTCGACGGCGAGGTCGGCTACGTCCTCAACCCGGAGATCGTCGAGGTCTCGGGGGAGCCGGAACTCATGGAGGAGGGGTGCCTGTCCGTCCCCGGCCTCGGCTACCCGACGAGACGACACCCCTACGCCAGGGTCCGCGGCGTCGACGTCGACGGCGCCGAGGTGGTGCTCGAGGGCACCGGGCTGATGGCCGAGGCGCTGCAGCACGAGGTCGACCACCTCGACGGCACCGTCTACGTGATGACGCTCGATCCCGAGGTGCGGCGGCAGGCGCTGCGGGACATCCGGGCGCAGGAGTGGTTCCACTGA
- a CDS encoding pyruvate carboxylase, translated as MFSKILVANRGEIAIRAFRAAYELGARTVAVYPYEDRNSLHRLKADEAYLIGERGHPVRAYLDVSEIIRVARESGADAIYPGYGFLSENPELAAAAAAAGITFIGPGEHVLEMAGNKVTAKEHAIAAGVPVLASTPASRDIEELLAGADAIGFPVFAKAVAGGGGRGMRRVETKPELRAALEAAMREADSAFGDPTMFLEQAVIRPRHIEVQILADATGTEAGTIHLFERDCSVQRRNQKVVEIAPAPNLDPAIARALHRDAVAFARSIGYVNAGTVEFLLDTEGEREGQHVFIEMNPRIQVEHTVTEEVTDVDLVQSQMRIASGESLADLGLSQDTVAVHGAALQTRITTEDPTQGFRPDTGRITTYRSPGGAGVRLDGGTVATGAQISPHFDSMLAKMTCRGRDFPTAVARAKRALAEFRIRGVSTNIPFLQAVLEDPDFARGDVSTKFIEERPQLFSGHVSKDRGTKVLNWLADVTVNKPNGERSPLVTEPSAKLPALDLGTPVPEGQRDLLLATGPAEWARALRAQTRLAVTETTMRDAHQSLLATRVRTKDLVAVAPYVARLTPQLLSVEAWGGATYDVALRFLGEDPWERLASLREAMPNIPIQMLLRGRNTVGYTPYPTEVTDAFVAEAAATGVDVFRVFDALNDVSQLRPALEAVLATGTAVAEAALCYTADLLDPAEDLYTLDYYLRLAEQMVEAGAHVIGIKDMAGLLRAGAAEKLVGALRERFDQPVHVHTHDTAGGQLATLLAAARAGADAVDVASAPMAGTTSQPSMSALVAALAHTERDTGLSLDAVGDLEPYWEAVRRTYAPFESGLPGPTGRVYKHEIPGGQLSNLRQQAIALGLGDRFEQVEDWYAEANRILGRPTKVTPSSKVVGDLALQLAAVDADPADFEQNPDKYDIPDSVVGFMAGELGDLPGGWPEPFRTKVLAGRDVRLEITPVPDAERAHLDTPGPERQQALNRLLFPQPTAQFERVRDQYGDLSVVPTVDYLYGLRPGQEHVVPLGKGVNLFVGLEAIGEVDDKGIRTVMATMNGQLRPVSVRDRSIEVETKVAEQADKSDPKHVAAPFSGVVTLKVAVGDVVEAGAAVASIEAMKMEAAITAPVAGTVGRLAIPVTQQVDAGDLLVVLQ; from the coding sequence GTGTTCAGCAAGATCCTCGTGGCGAACCGTGGTGAGATCGCCATCCGTGCGTTCCGTGCCGCGTACGAACTGGGGGCGCGCACCGTCGCCGTCTACCCGTACGAAGACCGGAACTCCCTGCACCGTCTGAAGGCCGACGAGGCCTACCTGATCGGTGAGCGGGGCCACCCGGTCCGGGCGTACCTGGACGTCTCCGAGATCATCCGCGTGGCGCGCGAGTCGGGTGCCGACGCGATCTACCCGGGGTACGGATTCCTGTCCGAGAACCCGGAGCTCGCCGCCGCGGCCGCCGCAGCGGGGATCACGTTCATCGGCCCGGGTGAGCACGTGCTCGAGATGGCCGGCAACAAGGTGACCGCGAAGGAGCACGCGATCGCGGCCGGCGTCCCGGTCCTCGCGAGCACCCCGGCGAGTCGTGACATCGAGGAGCTCCTCGCCGGCGCCGACGCCATCGGGTTCCCGGTGTTCGCCAAGGCCGTCGCCGGTGGTGGCGGTCGCGGCATGCGCCGGGTCGAGACGAAGCCCGAGCTCCGTGCGGCGCTCGAAGCGGCGATGCGCGAGGCCGACAGTGCGTTCGGCGACCCGACGATGTTCCTCGAGCAGGCGGTCATCCGGCCCCGGCACATCGAGGTGCAGATCCTCGCCGACGCGACGGGCACCGAGGCGGGCACGATCCACCTGTTCGAGCGGGACTGCTCCGTGCAGCGTCGCAACCAGAAGGTCGTCGAGATCGCTCCGGCGCCGAACCTCGACCCCGCGATCGCGCGGGCGCTGCACCGCGATGCCGTGGCCTTCGCCCGGTCCATCGGGTACGTCAACGCCGGCACCGTCGAGTTCCTGCTGGACACCGAAGGCGAGCGCGAGGGACAGCACGTCTTCATCGAGATGAACCCGCGCATCCAGGTCGAGCACACCGTCACCGAAGAGGTCACCGACGTCGACCTCGTGCAGTCGCAGATGCGGATCGCCTCGGGCGAGTCGCTCGCCGACCTCGGCCTGTCGCAGGACACGGTCGCCGTGCACGGGGCCGCGCTGCAGACCCGCATCACGACCGAGGACCCGACGCAGGGCTTCCGCCCGGACACCGGCCGCATCACCACCTACCGCAGCCCCGGCGGCGCCGGCGTCCGACTGGACGGCGGCACGGTCGCCACCGGTGCGCAGATCAGCCCGCACTTCGACTCGATGCTCGCCAAGATGACGTGCCGCGGACGCGACTTCCCGACCGCGGTCGCCCGTGCGAAGCGCGCCCTCGCCGAGTTCCGGATCCGCGGCGTCAGCACGAACATCCCCTTCCTGCAGGCGGTGCTCGAGGACCCGGACTTCGCCCGGGGTGACGTCTCGACGAAGTTCATCGAGGAGCGCCCGCAGCTGTTCAGCGGCCACGTGTCGAAGGACCGCGGCACGAAGGTCCTGAACTGGCTGGCCGACGTCACGGTGAACAAGCCGAACGGCGAGCGGTCGCCGCTGGTCACCGAACCGAGCGCGAAGCTCCCCGCCCTCGACCTCGGTACCCCGGTGCCCGAGGGCCAGCGCGACCTGCTGCTGGCGACCGGCCCGGCCGAGTGGGCGAGGGCACTCCGCGCCCAGACCCGGCTCGCGGTGACGGAGACGACGATGCGCGACGCACACCAGTCGCTGCTCGCGACGCGCGTCCGCACGAAGGACCTCGTCGCGGTCGCGCCGTACGTCGCGCGGCTCACGCCGCAGCTGCTCAGCGTCGAGGCCTGGGGCGGGGCGACGTACGACGTCGCCCTCCGGTTCCTCGGCGAGGACCCGTGGGAGCGGTTGGCCTCGCTGCGCGAGGCGATGCCGAACATCCCGATCCAGATGCTGCTGCGCGGCCGCAACACGGTCGGCTACACCCCGTACCCGACCGAGGTGACGGACGCCTTCGTCGCCGAGGCCGCCGCCACGGGCGTCGACGTCTTCCGCGTGTTCGACGCGCTCAACGACGTCAGCCAGTTGCGACCGGCCCTGGAGGCGGTGCTCGCGACCGGCACGGCCGTCGCCGAAGCGGCGCTCTGCTACACCGCCGACCTCCTCGATCCTGCCGAGGACCTGTACACGTTGGACTACTACCTCCGCCTCGCGGAGCAGATGGTCGAGGCCGGCGCGCACGTCATCGGGATCAAGGACATGGCCGGCCTGCTCCGCGCCGGCGCCGCCGAGAAGCTCGTCGGCGCGCTGCGCGAGCGCTTCGACCAGCCGGTGCACGTGCACACGCACGACACCGCCGGCGGCCAGCTCGCGACGCTCCTCGCCGCCGCGCGTGCCGGTGCGGACGCGGTGGACGTGGCCTCGGCGCCGATGGCCGGTACGACCAGCCAGCCGAGCATGTCCGCCCTGGTCGCCGCCCTGGCGCACACCGAGCGCGACACCGGCCTGTCCCTCGACGCGGTCGGCGACCTCGAGCCGTACTGGGAGGCGGTCCGCCGGACCTACGCCCCGTTCGAGTCCGGGCTGCCCGGGCCGACGGGTCGTGTCTACAAGCACGAGATCCCCGGCGGTCAGCTGTCGAACCTCCGCCAGCAGGCGATCGCGCTCGGCCTGGGCGACCGGTTCGAGCAGGTCGAGGACTGGTACGCCGAGGCGAACCGGATCCTCGGACGCCCGACCAAGGTGACGCCGTCGTCGAAGGTGGTCGGTGACCTCGCGCTGCAGCTCGCCGCGGTGGACGCCGACCCCGCCGACTTCGAGCAGAACCCGGACAAGTACGACATCCCGGACTCCGTGGTCGGGTTCATGGCCGGCGAGCTCGGTGACCTGCCGGGTGGGTGGCCGGAGCCGTTCCGGACGAAGGTCCTGGCGGGCCGCGACGTCCGCCTCGAGATCACGCCGGTGCCGGACGCCGAGCGCGCGCACCTCGACACCCCGGGGCCCGAGCGTCAGCAGGCGCTGAACCGACTGCTGTTCCCGCAGCCCACGGCGCAGTTCGAGCGGGTCCGCGACCAGTACGGCGACCTGTCCGTGGTGCCGACCGTCGACTACCTGTACGGGCTGCGCCCCGGGCAGGAGCACGTCGTGCCGCTCGGCAAGGGGGTCAACCTGTTCGTCGGGCTCGAGGCGATCGGCGAGGTCGACGACAAGGGCATCCGCACGGTCATGGCGACGATGAACGGGCAACTCCGCCCGGTCTCGGTCCGTGACCGGTCGATCGAGGTCGAGACGAAGGTCGCCGAGCAGGCCGACAAGTCCGACCCGAAGCACGTCGCTGCACCGTTCTCCGGTGTGGTGACGCTCAAGGTCGCCGTCGGTGACGTCGTCGAGGCCGGAGCGGCCGTGGCGAGCATCGAGGCGATGAAGATGGAAGCGGCCATCACGGCGCCCGTGGCGGGCACCGTCGGCCGTCTCGCGATCCCGGTGACCCAGCAGGTGGACGCCGGCGACCTCCTGGTGGTGCTGCAGTAA
- a CDS encoding AMP-dependent synthetase/ligase: protein MNDQRPERASVTTDGALADSAVTDSVGVPPGRHASRPTSGPVAPDHGSAARLLGDRARLTPSRPILAQRHGDTWTTITASEVLERVRGIAKGFVAAGLEPGAHVAILSRTRLEWTLVDFAVWTAGLVSVPVYETSSPDQVRWILSDSEAVAIVVEQEEHARRVASIAPDLPHLGQHWTIDGGGLDDLTRLGEDVTDDELDARTATVHGHDDATIIYTSGSTGRPKGCVLRHDNFTATVENASVAMPEVVADGASTLLFIPMAHVFARFIAAMSVSAGVLVGHEPDTKDLMQAVSSFKPSFLLAVPRVFEKIYNASEQKADLGGKGRIFRAAAETAVAHSEALAAGRVPLVLGLKFKLFDKLVYAKLRNALGGRTEYAVSGSAPLSPRLSHFFRSIGVLILEGYGLTETTAPATVNRAAELRIGTVGRALPGVEIRIADDQEILIRGVDVFDRYWRNDEATEHAFTDDGWFRTGDLGRLDADGILTVTGRAKELIVTASGKNVAPAPLEDGIREHPLIGQVVVVGEGKPFVAALVTLDREMLPGWCESRGITPALSAHEAAYDERVLSAVQEAIDTANGRVSRAESVRSFTILDTELTEGSGHLTPKLTIKRSVILRDFAADIDHIYSGSKVQTTATPVIEERRGRRA from the coding sequence GTGAACGATCAGCGACCCGAACGCGCCAGCGTCACCACCGACGGTGCTCTCGCCGACAGCGCAGTCACCGACAGCGTCGGCGTTCCGCCCGGGAGGCACGCATCGCGTCCGACCAGCGGCCCCGTCGCTCCTGACCACGGCTCCGCAGCGCGGCTGCTCGGCGACCGCGCCCGGCTGACGCCGTCGCGTCCGATCCTGGCCCAGCGCCACGGTGACACGTGGACGACGATCACCGCCAGCGAGGTCCTGGAGCGGGTCCGCGGCATCGCGAAGGGCTTCGTCGCCGCCGGCCTCGAGCCCGGCGCCCACGTCGCCATCCTGTCCCGCACGCGCCTCGAGTGGACCCTCGTCGACTTCGCGGTGTGGACCGCGGGGCTGGTCTCCGTCCCCGTCTACGAGACGAGCTCCCCCGACCAGGTCCGGTGGATCCTCTCCGACTCCGAGGCCGTCGCCATCGTCGTCGAGCAGGAGGAGCACGCGCGTCGGGTCGCCTCGATCGCACCGGACCTGCCGCACCTCGGACAGCACTGGACGATCGACGGCGGTGGGCTCGACGACCTGACCCGGCTCGGCGAGGACGTCACCGACGACGAACTCGACGCCCGGACGGCGACCGTGCACGGCCACGACGACGCGACCATCATCTACACCTCCGGGTCGACCGGGCGCCCGAAGGGATGCGTCCTGCGGCACGACAACTTCACCGCGACGGTCGAGAACGCCAGTGTCGCGATGCCCGAGGTCGTCGCGGACGGCGCCTCGACCCTGCTCTTCATCCCGATGGCCCACGTGTTCGCCCGGTTCATCGCGGCGATGTCGGTGTCGGCCGGTGTCCTGGTCGGCCACGAGCCGGACACGAAGGACCTCATGCAGGCGGTGTCGTCCTTCAAGCCGTCGTTCCTGCTGGCGGTCCCCCGGGTCTTCGAGAAGATCTACAACGCGTCCGAGCAGAAGGCCGACCTCGGCGGCAAGGGAAGGATCTTCCGGGCCGCGGCGGAGACAGCGGTCGCCCACTCCGAGGCGCTGGCCGCCGGGCGGGTGCCGCTCGTGCTCGGCCTGAAGTTCAAGCTCTTCGACAAGCTGGTCTACGCGAAGCTCCGGAACGCCCTCGGCGGTCGGACCGAGTACGCGGTCAGTGGTTCGGCGCCGCTCTCACCGCGGCTGTCGCACTTCTTCCGGTCGATCGGCGTGCTCATCCTCGAGGGCTACGGGCTCACCGAGACGACGGCCCCCGCGACCGTGAACCGCGCTGCAGAGCTCCGCATCGGCACGGTCGGCCGCGCGCTGCCCGGCGTCGAGATCCGGATCGCCGACGACCAGGAGATCCTGATCCGCGGCGTCGACGTGTTCGACCGCTACTGGCGGAACGACGAGGCCACGGAGCACGCCTTCACCGACGACGGCTGGTTCCGCACGGGCGACCTCGGGCGGCTCGACGCCGACGGGATCCTGACGGTCACCGGCCGCGCCAAGGAGCTCATCGTCACCGCCAGCGGCAAGAACGTCGCCCCCGCGCCGCTCGAGGACGGCATCCGCGAACACCCGCTCATCGGACAGGTCGTGGTCGTCGGCGAGGGCAAGCCCTTCGTCGCCGCCCTCGTCACGCTCGACCGCGAGATGCTCCCGGGGTGGTGCGAGAGCCGCGGGATCACCCCGGCGCTCTCCGCGCACGAGGCCGCGTACGACGAACGCGTGCTCAGCGCCGTGCAGGAGGCCATCGACACCGCGAACGGCCGGGTCTCACGAGCCGAGTCGGTCCGGTCGTTCACGATCCTGGACACCGAGCTGACCGAGGGATCCGGACACCTGACGCCGAAGCTCACGATCAAGCGGTCGGTCATCCTCCGCGACTTCGCGGCGGACATCGACCACATCTACTCGGGGTCGAAGGTGCAGACGACCGCGACGCCCGTCATCGAGGAGCGTCGCGGGCGCCGCGCGTAG
- a CDS encoding ParA family protein: protein MHVLSVSSLKGGVGKTTVTLGLTSAAFAKGLRTLVVDLDPQSDVSTGLDINLAGHLNVADVLENPKEKIVRQAIAPSGWTKGSQGKIDVMVGSPSAINFDGPHPSIRDIWKLEEALANVEQDYELVLIDCAPSLNALTRTAWAASDRVTVVTEPGLFSVAAADRALRAIEEIRRGLSPRLQPLGIIVNRARVQSLEHQFRIKELRDMFGPLVLSPQLPERTSLQQAQGAAKPLHVWPGESAQEMARNFDQLLERIMRTGKIGPYADGAGAAGA from the coding sequence GTGCATGTACTCAGCGTGAGCTCCCTCAAGGGTGGTGTCGGCAAGACGACGGTGACGCTCGGCCTGACTTCGGCCGCCTTCGCCAAGGGACTGCGCACGCTGGTGGTGGATCTCGACCCGCAGTCCGACGTCTCGACGGGCCTCGACATCAACCTCGCCGGACACCTCAACGTGGCCGACGTCCTCGAGAACCCGAAGGAGAAGATCGTCCGTCAGGCGATCGCCCCGTCCGGGTGGACGAAGGGGTCGCAGGGCAAGATCGACGTGATGGTCGGATCGCCCTCCGCGATCAACTTCGACGGTCCGCACCCGTCGATCCGCGACATCTGGAAGCTCGAAGAGGCGCTGGCCAACGTCGAGCAGGACTACGAGCTCGTCCTCATCGACTGCGCGCCGTCGCTGAACGCCCTCACCCGCACCGCGTGGGCAGCGTCCGACCGCGTCACCGTCGTCACCGAGCCCGGCCTGTTCTCCGTCGCCGCCGCCGACCGTGCGCTCCGGGCCATCGAGGAGATCCGCCGCGGTCTCTCCCCCCGCCTGCAGCCCCTCGGCATCATCGTGAACCGCGCCCGCGTGCAGTCGCTCGAACACCAGTTCCGCATCAAGGAGCTCCGCGACATGTTCGGCCCGCTCGTGCTCTCCCCGCAGCTGCCCGAGCGCACCTCGCTGCAGCAGGCGCAGGGTGCCGCGAAGCCCCTGCACGTGTGGCCCGGCGAGTCCGCGCAGGAGATGGCGCGCAACTTCGACCAGCTGCTCGAGCGCATCATGCGGACCGGCAAGATCGGTCCGTACGCCGACGGTGCGGGTGCGGCCGGAGCGTAG